The uncultured Cohaesibacter sp. genome window below encodes:
- a CDS encoding alpha/beta hydrolase, which produces MKASEADIFIIPGLDNSGPDHWQSRWEDKIRSARRIEQQDWANPQMESWVSKIIADVEQATRPAVLVAHSLGVVATVKAAAAIKPGIVRGAFLVGMPNVESDDHVPGHIRHFAPIPEELLPFPSILVASRSDPYCAFETAEHFGRKWGSTFVDAGDTGHINEKSGQGPWPEGLMTFANFMTTLS; this is translated from the coding sequence ATGAAGGCGTCTGAAGCAGACATTTTCATTATTCCCGGGTTGGACAACTCCGGCCCGGACCATTGGCAATCGCGCTGGGAAGACAAGATCCGGTCTGCGCGCCGCATCGAGCAGCAGGACTGGGCGAACCCGCAGATGGAAAGCTGGGTAAGCAAGATCATTGCCGATGTGGAACAGGCGACGCGGCCAGCGGTGCTCGTCGCCCATTCCCTCGGTGTGGTCGCAACGGTCAAGGCCGCGGCGGCCATCAAGCCGGGCATTGTCCGGGGTGCCTTTCTGGTGGGTATGCCGAATGTCGAGAGCGATGATCATGTCCCCGGACATATTCGCCATTTCGCGCCGATCCCCGAAGAGCTGTTGCCCTTCCCGTCGATTCTCGTGGCATCCCGCAGCGATCCCTATTGTGCCTTTGAAACCGCTGAGCATTTCGGCAGGAAATGGGGCTCGACCTTTGTTGATGCCGGGGACACCGGCCACATCAATGAAAAAAGCGGACAGGGCCCATGGCCGGAAGGCCTGATGACCTTCGCCAATTTCATGACCACGCTGTCCTAG